One genomic window of Paenisporosarcina antarctica includes the following:
- a CDS encoding PhoH family protein, producing the protein MPEEHTELHVQDPNEAILLLGISDGNMKLIEQELAVKIITRGESIRLVGELDKRATAKLLIEQLLKVIRKGININQRDVSTAIEMSSAGTLEYFAELYDEEIARNVKGKVIRAKTIGQREYIQAMRHKDLVFCIGPAGTGKTYLAVVLATQALKNGHVKKIILTRPAVEAGESLGFLPGDLKEKVDPYIRPLYDALHDVLGTEQTARFIERGTIEIAPLAYMRGRTLDDAFVILDEAQNTTKIQMKMFLTRLGFGSKMVITGDKTQIDLPRGAESGLKVAEKILHNVSGIHFQMLEQGDVVRHPLVAKIIHAYEEQQSE; encoded by the coding sequence ATGCCGGAAGAACATACGGAATTACACGTTCAAGATCCAAATGAAGCCATCTTACTGCTAGGGATTTCTGATGGTAATATGAAATTAATCGAACAAGAGCTTGCAGTTAAAATCATAACTAGAGGCGAATCGATTCGTTTAGTTGGAGAGTTAGATAAAAGAGCAACTGCTAAATTACTGATCGAACAACTACTCAAAGTCATTCGAAAAGGTATAAATATTAATCAAAGAGATGTAAGTACAGCGATTGAAATGAGTTCTGCTGGAACTTTGGAATATTTTGCTGAGTTATATGACGAAGAAATCGCTCGAAATGTAAAAGGCAAAGTAATTCGCGCTAAAACAATTGGACAACGCGAATATATTCAAGCTATGCGTCATAAAGATTTAGTATTTTGTATTGGACCAGCCGGGACAGGCAAAACCTATTTAGCTGTTGTTCTCGCAACACAAGCATTAAAGAACGGTCATGTAAAAAAAATCATTTTAACTCGACCAGCTGTTGAAGCAGGGGAGAGCTTAGGATTCTTGCCAGGCGATTTAAAAGAAAAAGTAGATCCCTATATACGCCCTTTATATGATGCACTTCATGATGTACTAGGGACAGAACAAACAGCTCGATTTATAGAGAGAGGTACCATTGAAATTGCCCCTCTAGCTTACATGCGTGGCCGAACACTAGATGATGCGTTTGTCATTTTAGACGAAGCTCAAAATACCACGAAAATTCAAATGAAGATGTTTTTAACTCGACTAGGCTTTGGATCGAAAATGGTGATTACAGGAGATAAAACTCAAATTGATTTACCACGTGGTGCTGAATCAGGGTTAAAAGTAGCTGAGAAAATTCTGCATAACGTAAGCGGTATTCACTTTCAAATGCTTGAGCAAGGAGACGTTGTCCGTCATCCGCTCGTCGCAAAAATTATTCATGCATATGAGGAACAGCAGTCTGAATAA
- a CDS encoding HD family phosphohydrolase, translating to MNSWFNKIQSLVGYRTFTILTLVITGLLLFLLLLNGVRSETYDIKQFQLSNDTIRAVKTVEDPVKTEEERKRAESEVTSVYQFSEEIGDNNSSIVTSIFDYVLEVKAQSGEEPIENQVKELEENLQVLETAGVGLRFGEDALTSLLLLDNSKLSNLNDLISTSIRNIMSKPIRTEDVSNAKNEIEKRMRGNEEIPEIVLPTAVLIARYSINENETLNDQLTQARVDQARASIDPTRILQGQVIVQEGQVIDREVYRQLGLVGMLTNQSSLKPIFGLILFISLCLWLVHMQMTKWHTDKKERQSALLVVMIILIMSVVGMKLISLVSDNFDVTIAFLFPTALAPMLVRSLINERFAVLVAFLTAAVAGIVFQEGYSVILQMEITLYILFGGLAGLYVIQGAEKRSHLLQTSMSVAIVNLIFMAFYLLMSQSDFGLSELLFYGIAALTSGVLSGALTIGLLPFFETAFGMISAMKLIELSNPNHPLLKKILTETPGTYHHSVMVANLADAACESIGADGLLARVGCYYHDIGKTKRPGFFIENQMSHANPHDSLPPENSRDIILSHGSDGAKLLRKHKMPKEIIDIAEQHHGTTLLKYFYHKAKEDGKEVKEEEYRYAGPKPQKKETAIICIADSVEAAVRSMKQPTSEKIDEIVYSIIKDKLHDGQFDECDLTLKELKIVENVLCETLNGIFHSRIEYPQ from the coding sequence GTGAATAGCTGGTTTAATAAAATTCAATCACTTGTAGGCTATCGAACTTTCACCATTTTAACCTTAGTGATTACAGGATTACTCCTATTCTTGCTCCTGCTAAATGGTGTCCGGTCAGAAACGTATGATATCAAACAGTTTCAACTGTCTAACGACACAATCCGTGCTGTAAAAACTGTTGAAGATCCAGTTAAGACGGAAGAAGAACGTAAAAGAGCAGAATCAGAAGTAACGAGTGTCTATCAATTTTCTGAAGAAATTGGTGATAATAACTCATCAATTGTCACTTCAATATTTGATTATGTATTAGAAGTAAAAGCTCAATCAGGTGAAGAGCCAATAGAAAATCAAGTAAAAGAGTTAGAAGAAAACCTACAAGTTCTTGAGACAGCGGGTGTAGGTCTTCGATTTGGAGAAGATGCCTTAACTTCATTACTATTACTAGATAACAGTAAATTAAGTAATTTAAACGATTTAATATCAACTTCGATAAGAAATATCATGAGTAAACCAATTCGCACTGAAGACGTATCGAATGCTAAAAATGAAATTGAAAAACGTATGCGAGGAAATGAGGAAATTCCAGAAATAGTATTACCAACTGCGGTATTAATTGCTCGCTATAGTATTAATGAAAATGAAACTTTAAACGATCAACTAACGCAAGCTCGAGTTGATCAAGCGAGAGCGAGTATAGACCCGACGCGTATTCTTCAAGGACAAGTAATTGTTCAAGAAGGGCAAGTCATCGATCGTGAAGTATATCGTCAACTCGGCTTAGTTGGTATGTTAACTAATCAATCATCCTTAAAACCTATTTTTGGATTGATTCTTTTTATTTCTCTTTGTTTATGGCTCGTACATATGCAAATGACGAAATGGCATACTGATAAAAAAGAGCGTCAATCGGCACTTTTAGTCGTAATGATCATATTAATAATGTCAGTTGTTGGAATGAAGTTAATTAGTTTAGTATCAGATAACTTTGATGTAACCATTGCGTTTTTATTTCCTACCGCATTAGCACCAATGCTCGTACGCTCTCTTATTAACGAACGTTTTGCAGTTTTAGTGGCTTTCTTAACTGCAGCTGTAGCGGGTATTGTTTTTCAAGAAGGATATTCTGTTATATTACAAATGGAAATTACTTTGTATATCTTATTTGGAGGTTTGGCAGGGTTATATGTGATTCAAGGTGCTGAAAAAAGGTCACACTTATTGCAGACTAGTATGAGCGTAGCTATTGTCAATCTCATTTTTATGGCATTTTACTTGTTAATGTCTCAATCAGATTTCGGGCTTTCGGAGCTTCTATTCTATGGTATAGCCGCATTAACTTCTGGTGTGTTATCAGGTGCGTTAACCATTGGTTTATTGCCTTTTTTCGAAACAGCCTTTGGAATGATTTCTGCAATGAAATTAATCGAACTATCAAATCCGAACCACCCTTTGTTGAAGAAAATTTTAACCGAAACACCTGGAACTTATCATCATAGTGTCATGGTCGCAAATTTAGCAGATGCAGCTTGTGAATCCATTGGTGCTGATGGTCTGTTGGCGAGAGTAGGTTGTTATTATCATGATATTGGTAAAACGAAACGACCTGGGTTCTTTATTGAGAATCAGATGAGTCACGCGAACCCACATGACTCCTTGCCTCCAGAAAACAGTAGAGATATAATTCTATCCCATGGAAGTGACGGAGCAAAATTATTACGAAAACACAAAATGCCGAAAGAAATAATTGATATCGCTGAACAACATCATGGAACAACCTTATTGAAGTATTTTTACCACAAAGCTAAAGAGGATGGAAAAGAGGTAAAAGAAGAAGAATATCGTTATGCAGGCCCAAAACCTCAAAAGAAAGAAACAGCGATTATTTGCATTGCAGATAGCGTAGAAGCTGCGGTTCGTTCAATGAAGCAACCTACTTCTGAGAAAATAGATGAAATTGTCTATTCAATAATTAAAGATAAATTACACGATGGGCAGTTTGATGAATGTGATCTAACGTTAAAAGAACTCAAAATAGTTGAAAATGTTTTGTGTGAAACGTTAAATGGGATTTTCCATTCACGGATTGAATACCCTCAATAA
- the ybeY gene encoding rRNA maturation RNase YbeY: protein MYLTLDLNDETQSLSIKNLELIEKMLHHAAEVEGIEAGSELSVTFITNDEIQQINYEYRGKNVSTDVISFAMEELGEGEMAIEVEGAPRMLGDIVISVERAKEQAADYGHSEERELGFLAIHGFLHLLGYDHMEVADEQEMTEKQEAILQSFGLRREQDEKQ from the coding sequence ATGTATCTAACATTAGATTTAAACGATGAAACACAATCATTATCAATTAAAAACCTAGAGTTAATTGAAAAGATGTTACATCATGCTGCTGAAGTAGAAGGAATAGAGGCAGGAAGTGAATTATCTGTTACATTTATTACTAATGATGAAATTCAACAAATTAATTATGAATACAGAGGGAAAAATGTATCAACCGATGTCATTTCATTTGCGATGGAAGAACTAGGTGAAGGGGAAATGGCTATTGAAGTGGAAGGGGCACCACGCATGCTTGGTGATATTGTTATTTCAGTCGAACGTGCTAAAGAACAAGCAGCTGACTATGGTCATAGTGAAGAAAGAGAATTGGGTTTTCTAGCTATTCACGGCTTTTTACATTTACTCGGATACGATCATATGGAAGTTGCGGATGAACAAGAAATGACTGAAAAACAAGAAGCCATTTTACAATCTTTTGGATTGAGACGTGAACAGGATGAAAAACAGTAA
- a CDS encoding diacylglycerol kinase family protein, translated as MKNSNFTSSFKFAFEGIIHAGMRERNFQFHLFAATVVIISGVFSRLSTIEWILLILCISGMLCLELVNSALERVVDLASPEIHVLAKQAKDMSAAAVLVFACASAIIGVLIFIPKWMEIFN; from the coding sequence ATGAAAAACAGTAATTTTACTTCCTCATTCAAGTTTGCATTTGAAGGAATTATCCATGCAGGTATGAGAGAACGAAATTTTCAATTCCACTTGTTTGCCGCAACTGTTGTTATTATTAGTGGAGTTTTTAGCCGTTTATCAACTATTGAATGGATTCTTCTAATCTTATGCATTTCCGGAATGTTATGCTTGGAATTAGTCAATTCGGCTTTAGAAAGAGTAGTTGATTTAGCGTCACCTGAAATTCATGTTTTGGCAAAGCAGGCGAAGGACATGAGCGCTGCTGCAGTTCTTGTGTTTGCCTGTGCGAGTGCTATAATCGGGGTACTCATCTTTATACCTAAGTGGATGGAAATTTTTAATTGA
- a CDS encoding cytidine deaminase, translating into MDKLQLMEQSKIARENAYVPYSKFKVGAALLTKEGKLYHGCNIENAAYSMTNCAERTAMFKAVSEGERDFASLAVVADTKGPVSPCGACRQVIAEFCKPNMPVYLINLKGDIQETTVAELLPGAFSQEDLAYVGS; encoded by the coding sequence ATGGATAAATTACAATTGATGGAACAATCAAAAATCGCACGCGAAAATGCGTACGTACCATATTCGAAATTTAAAGTAGGTGCTGCTTTACTAACAAAAGAAGGAAAATTGTACCACGGTTGTAATATTGAAAATGCTGCCTATAGTATGACAAACTGTGCAGAGCGTACAGCGATGTTTAAAGCCGTTTCTGAAGGTGAACGTGATTTCGCTTCACTTGCAGTCGTTGCAGACACAAAAGGTCCTGTATCGCCTTGTGGAGCCTGTCGCCAAGTGATTGCGGAGTTTTGCAAGCCAAACATGCCCGTGTACTTAATTAATTTAAAAGGTGATATTCAGGAAACTACAGTCGCAGAACTGTTACCTGGTGCATTTTCTCAGGAGGATTTAGCATATGTTGGAAGTTAA
- the era gene encoding GTPase Era, producing MLEVNKGYKSGFISIIGRPNSGKSTFLNRVIGQKIAIMSDKPQTTRNKVQGVLTTDKQQMIFIDTPGINEPRHKLGDFMLKVAKNTLREVDAILLMVDSTDRIGKQDRYILEMLKGNETPVFLVMNKIDLIHPDKLLSVIESFRKEYDFADVLPISALEGINIEKLLEVLTGYLPEGPQYYPADQVTDHPERFIISELIREKVLHLTHEEIPHSIAVVIEKIKREEDSEMIRINATIMVERDSQKGIVIGKKGALLKEVGVRARKDIEMLLGTKVFLELWVKVQKDWRNKKIHLRDFGFRDDEY from the coding sequence ATGTTGGAAGTTAATAAAGGATATAAATCAGGTTTCATTTCAATTATTGGTCGACCGAACTCTGGAAAATCGACTTTCTTGAATCGTGTAATTGGACAAAAGATTGCAATTATGAGTGATAAACCACAAACGACAAGAAATAAAGTCCAAGGTGTTTTGACGACTGATAAACAACAAATGATTTTTATCGATACACCAGGAATTAATGAGCCTAGACACAAATTAGGTGATTTCATGTTAAAAGTGGCTAAAAATACTCTACGTGAAGTTGATGCCATATTGTTGATGGTGGATTCAACTGATCGTATAGGAAAACAAGATCGTTATATTTTAGAAATGTTAAAAGGTAATGAAACACCAGTATTTTTAGTGATGAATAAAATTGATTTAATTCATCCCGATAAGTTATTGAGCGTTATTGAATCCTTCCGCAAAGAATACGATTTTGCTGATGTATTACCGATTTCTGCGTTAGAAGGGATAAATATTGAGAAATTACTTGAGGTTCTAACAGGATATTTACCAGAAGGACCACAGTATTACCCCGCAGATCAAGTGACAGACCATCCTGAACGTTTTATTATTTCTGAATTAATTCGCGAAAAAGTCCTTCACTTAACCCATGAAGAAATACCACATTCAATTGCAGTTGTGATTGAGAAAATTAAAAGAGAAGAAGATAGTGAAATGATTCGTATTAATGCGACAATCATGGTGGAGCGAGATTCACAAAAAGGAATTGTCATTGGGAAAAAGGGTGCTCTTTTAAAAGAAGTTGGGGTGCGTGCTCGTAAAGATATAGAAATGTTACTAGGTACTAAAGTATTTCTTGAGTTATGGGTAAAAGTTCAAAAAGATTGGCGTAATAAAAAAATCCACTTACGAGATTTTGGATTCCGCGACGACGAATATTAA
- the recO gene encoding DNA repair protein RecO, giving the protein MLNRVEGIVLKTQDYGESNKIVTLYSREFGKITAMARGAKKPASRLAAITQPFTYGSFLIQQGRGMGTMQQGEQIESYRHIREDIEATAYASFVVELINRAVEDSTPQPAIFNLLQQALHAIADEYDPEAIALFVEWKMLPVTGIYPTLHECANCGATDGEFSFSFQQIGFLCHRCFAVDPYIVRLTPAQVKLIRTFYTVAIDQVGKLTLKKETKKFIKKIVRTIYEEQTGIRLKSQSFLDQLDRLPEYFPKKENPSTSQEEGE; this is encoded by the coding sequence TTGCTGAATCGAGTCGAAGGCATTGTCTTAAAAACGCAAGATTACGGAGAATCTAATAAAATAGTGACGCTCTATTCTCGAGAATTTGGAAAGATTACAGCGATGGCTAGAGGAGCAAAAAAACCTGCAAGCCGTTTAGCTGCAATTACTCAACCTTTCACGTACGGTTCCTTTCTAATTCAACAAGGTCGCGGAATGGGAACCATGCAACAAGGGGAGCAAATAGAATCGTATCGACATATTCGAGAAGATATCGAAGCGACGGCGTATGCAAGTTTTGTTGTTGAACTAATAAATCGGGCAGTCGAAGATAGCACACCGCAGCCTGCAATTTTTAATTTACTTCAACAAGCTTTACATGCAATTGCAGATGAATATGATCCTGAAGCCATTGCGTTGTTTGTAGAGTGGAAAATGTTACCGGTAACTGGTATTTATCCAACCTTACATGAATGTGCTAATTGCGGTGCAACAGATGGTGAATTTTCCTTTTCTTTTCAACAAATTGGTTTCTTGTGTCACCGGTGTTTTGCAGTTGATCCATATATTGTTCGTTTAACACCAGCTCAAGTTAAGCTTATTCGGACTTTTTACACGGTAGCGATTGACCAAGTGGGAAAATTAACATTAAAAAAAGAAACAAAAAAATTTATTAAAAAGATAGTACGAACAATATATGAAGAACAAACAGGGATTCGTTTAAAGTCCCAATCCTTTCTTGATCAACTCGATCGTTTACCTGAATATTTTCCTAAAAAAGAAAATCCGTCTACATCCCAAGAAGAAGGGGAGTAA
- a CDS encoding glycine--tRNA ligase: MTITMEKVVSLAKHRGFVFPGSDIYGGLANTWDYGPLGVELKNNIKKAWWRKFIQESPYNVGLDAAILMNPKVWSASGHIGNFNDPMIDCKKCKTRHRVDKLIEEALDAKGIELIVDGLSFERMEELIKEHSIVCPDCGAQDYTDIRQFNLMFKTSQGVTESSSNDIYLRPETAQGIFVNFKNVQRSMRKKMPFGIAQIGKSFRNEITPGNFTFRTREFEQMELEFFCKPGEDLEWFAYWRDFCKNWLLNLGLTEGNIRLRDHDVEELSHYASATTDVEYKFPFGWGELWGIADRTDFDLKRHMEHSGEDFNYIDPLTNERYVPYCIEPSLGADRVTLAFLCDAYAEEALEGDDKRTVLRFHPALAPVKAAILPLSKKLAEGASEVFADLSKSFMVDYDESQSIGKRYRRQDEIGTPFCITYDFDSVEDGQVTVRHRDSMEQIRMPIADVKAYIEKHLEF; this comes from the coding sequence ATGACAATCACAATGGAAAAAGTTGTTAGTTTAGCGAAACACAGAGGCTTTGTCTTTCCTGGGTCAGATATTTACGGGGGATTAGCCAATACTTGGGACTATGGCCCACTAGGAGTAGAACTAAAAAACAATATTAAAAAAGCTTGGTGGCGTAAATTCATTCAAGAGTCTCCGTACAATGTAGGATTAGATGCTGCTATTCTAATGAATCCAAAAGTATGGTCAGCTTCTGGACATATTGGGAATTTTAACGACCCAATGATTGACTGTAAAAAGTGTAAAACACGTCATCGTGTCGATAAATTAATCGAAGAAGCACTAGACGCAAAAGGGATTGAATTAATAGTTGACGGCCTTTCTTTCGAAAGAATGGAAGAACTCATTAAAGAACACTCGATAGTTTGTCCAGATTGTGGCGCGCAAGACTATACGGATATACGACAATTCAATTTGATGTTTAAAACTTCTCAAGGTGTTACAGAATCATCTTCAAATGATATTTACTTGCGCCCTGAAACAGCACAAGGAATTTTTGTTAACTTCAAAAATGTTCAACGTTCAATGCGTAAAAAAATGCCTTTTGGTATTGCTCAAATAGGTAAAAGTTTTAGAAATGAAATTACACCAGGTAACTTTACGTTCCGTACGCGTGAATTTGAGCAAATGGAACTTGAGTTCTTCTGTAAACCGGGTGAAGATTTAGAATGGTTCGCTTACTGGCGCGACTTTTGTAAAAACTGGTTGTTAAACTTAGGTTTAACTGAAGGAAATATTCGTTTGCGTGATCATGATGTAGAAGAACTTTCTCACTACGCTTCCGCTACAACAGATGTGGAATATAAATTCCCATTTGGTTGGGGAGAACTATGGGGCATTGCAGACCGCACTGACTTTGATTTAAAACGCCATATGGAACATTCAGGTGAAGATTTCAATTACATTGATCCTTTAACAAATGAACGCTATGTACCCTACTGCATAGAACCTTCACTAGGCGCGGATCGTGTAACTTTGGCGTTCTTATGTGATGCATATGCAGAAGAAGCTCTTGAAGGTGATGACAAGCGCACAGTTTTACGTTTCCATCCAGCTTTAGCTCCTGTAAAAGCAGCTATTTTGCCTTTATCAAAAAAATTAGCTGAAGGTGCTAGTGAAGTATTTGCTGATTTAAGCAAGTCATTTATGGTGGATTATGATGAGTCACAATCAATCGGAAAACGGTACCGCCGACAAGATGAAATTGGAACACCTTTCTGCATTACGTATGACTTTGATTCAGTAGAAGATGGTCAAGTGACAGTTCGTCACCGTGACTCAATGGAACAAATTCGTATGCCAATCGCTGATGTAAAAGCATATATTGAAAAGCATTTAGAGTTTTAA
- a CDS encoding helix-turn-helix transcriptional regulator — protein sequence MSPIELNKRQEEILGIVKENGPITGEQIAERLHLTRSTLRPDLAILTMAGFLDARPRVGYFYSGKKTGQAVTDSMMNMKVRDFQSIPIVVTENMMVYDAICHMFLEDVGTLFVVDKNAYLTGALSRKDLLRTSLGNKELNKIPVHIIMTRMPNITYCFKHDSLIHAAKKLIDKQIDALPIVKEHPDGYEVIGRITKTNITGAFLSLAENHDL from the coding sequence GTGAGTCCGATCGAACTCAACAAACGTCAAGAGGAAATCTTGGGTATAGTTAAAGAAAACGGTCCTATTACAGGAGAACAAATTGCAGAACGTTTGCATTTAACAAGGTCTACACTTCGACCGGATTTAGCGATTTTAACAATGGCTGGATTTCTAGATGCAAGACCGCGTGTAGGTTATTTTTATTCAGGTAAAAAAACAGGTCAAGCAGTAACAGATAGCATGATGAACATGAAAGTAAGAGACTTTCAATCGATACCCATTGTGGTAACTGAGAATATGATGGTATATGATGCTATCTGTCATATGTTTTTAGAAGATGTAGGAACTTTATTCGTTGTAGATAAAAATGCTTATTTAACAGGAGCATTATCAAGAAAAGACTTACTTCGCACAAGTTTAGGTAATAAAGAATTAAACAAAATTCCTGTTCATATTATTATGACTCGAATGCCGAATATTACCTATTGTTTTAAACATGATTCTCTTATTCATGCTGCAAAAAAACTGATTGATAAACAAATAGATGCACTTCCTATTGTGAAAGAACATCCAGACGGATATGAAGTAATAGGTCGAATAACGAAAACGAATATAACAGGTGCTTTTCTGTCATTAGCGGAAAATCACGATTTGTGA
- a CDS encoding pyruvate, water dikinase regulatory protein, whose translation MKRLNIFIVSDSVGETGELVVKAAVSQFRPGLQDTSLKRFPHIETIDHVKEIVHLAKLQDAMILYTLVQKNMRSTLQKDCANQGVLSIDLMGPLMDTLEGYLNEIPFEEPGLVRKLDDDYFKKIEAIEFAVKYDDGRDPRGLLLADIVLVGVSRTSKTPLSQYLAHKRFKVANVPLVPEVEPPEELFKVNPTKCFGLVISPEKLNSIRKERLIALGLNDDASYAKLERIEVEIEHFNKVVSRIGCHVIDVTNRAVEETANVILNKIQ comes from the coding sequence ATGAAAAGGCTAAACATATTTATTGTTTCAGATTCAGTAGGAGAAACAGGGGAGTTAGTTGTGAAAGCGGCGGTTAGCCAATTTCGACCGGGTTTGCAAGATACTTCATTAAAACGCTTTCCTCATATTGAAACGATTGATCATGTAAAAGAAATTGTTCATTTGGCAAAACTACAAGATGCGATGATTTTATATACGCTTGTTCAAAAAAATATGCGCTCTACTTTGCAAAAAGACTGCGCAAATCAAGGAGTTTTATCTATCGATTTAATGGGTCCTCTGATGGACACATTAGAAGGTTATTTAAATGAAATTCCATTTGAAGAACCAGGACTAGTTCGTAAACTTGATGACGATTATTTCAAGAAAATAGAAGCGATTGAGTTTGCAGTAAAATATGATGATGGTCGAGATCCAAGAGGATTGCTGCTTGCAGATATTGTCTTAGTAGGTGTATCTCGTACTTCAAAAACTCCATTGTCACAGTATTTAGCTCATAAACGATTTAAAGTCGCTAATGTACCGCTTGTTCCTGAAGTGGAGCCGCCAGAAGAATTATTTAAAGTAAATCCTACAAAATGTTTTGGTCTTGTTATTTCACCTGAAAAGCTAAATTCCATAAGGAAAGAGCGTTTAATTGCTTTGGGATTAAATGATGATGCGAGCTATGCAAAATTAGAGCGTATAGAAGTAGAAATTGAACATTTCAACAAAGTTGTATCAAGAATTGGCTGCCATGTCATTGATGTAACGAACCGTGCAGTAGAAGAAACAGCAAATGTTATATTAAACAAAATTCAATGA
- the dnaG gene encoding DNA primase — MQRIPEETIEQIRTSNDVVDVISEYVQLTKRGRNWFGLCPFHGEQTPSFSVSQDKQIFHCFGCGAGGNAITFVMDIDNLTFQEALSKLGSRVGVELDIEPQTGQSKIISKEETRMKEAHIFAMNYYHHLLLNTEEGEKALLYLEERGFSRELIEQYKIGWSLPNWDALTKLLERKGFVPVEMVECGLLIKKENKNEYFDRFRERIMFPVQDEAGHTIAFSGRVLNMETQDAKYMNSPESPIFQKSKVLYNLDVSRPVIRKKSKVIVMEGFMDVIAAAKAGIMNTVATMGTALTKEHIHKLKRLTDTVTLCYDGDAAGFEAAKRAAQLLVQEKIKTEIAILPNQMDPDDFVQQNGAEAFEKQIIDRPHAFLSFMMMAARRNKNFQFENDTLQYVQEVLEYFVGNSSPVERDLYIRQLAKETNISEEAIYQQFRKVEGKSIKQQSRQQAPPIAQNIPVNRKKVQAIDRAEKLLLAHMLHQVDIVDRIHQEHGLHVFIHDSYEAIFVRLIGFYDTYPQADTHRFLEILEDTDLRNLVMEATLTERDPEHASEEVSDCLRQINKHRIMLQIHEKMHESKEAEKSLNMKRALELAIQIIDLKKSLSVI, encoded by the coding sequence GTGCAAAGAATACCTGAAGAGACGATTGAGCAAATTCGGACGAGTAATGATGTTGTTGATGTTATTAGCGAATATGTTCAATTGACAAAACGGGGACGAAATTGGTTTGGTCTTTGTCCATTTCATGGCGAACAAACACCTTCATTTTCAGTCTCGCAAGACAAACAAATTTTTCATTGTTTTGGATGTGGAGCTGGAGGTAATGCCATTACGTTTGTAATGGATATAGACAACCTTACTTTCCAAGAAGCTCTAAGTAAGTTAGGCTCACGTGTGGGAGTAGAATTAGATATTGAACCACAAACAGGTCAATCCAAAATAATTTCTAAAGAAGAAACGCGCATGAAAGAAGCGCATATATTTGCAATGAATTATTATCACCACTTACTTCTTAATACGGAAGAAGGAGAAAAAGCCCTTCTTTATTTAGAAGAAAGAGGATTTTCACGGGAACTTATTGAACAATATAAGATTGGTTGGTCACTTCCTAATTGGGACGCCTTAACAAAATTACTCGAACGTAAAGGATTTGTCCCGGTAGAAATGGTGGAATGTGGTCTTCTAATTAAAAAAGAAAACAAAAATGAATATTTCGATCGATTTAGAGAACGGATCATGTTCCCTGTTCAAGATGAAGCGGGACATACAATCGCGTTTTCAGGACGAGTTTTAAATATGGAAACACAAGATGCGAAGTATATGAACAGTCCTGAATCACCAATTTTTCAAAAAAGTAAAGTTTTGTATAATTTGGATGTTTCACGTCCTGTTATTCGCAAAAAAAGTAAAGTTATTGTTATGGAAGGCTTTATGGATGTTATAGCAGCAGCAAAAGCGGGCATTATGAATACTGTAGCTACAATGGGTACTGCACTTACCAAGGAACATATTCATAAGTTAAAACGTTTAACTGATACTGTCACACTTTGCTATGATGGTGACGCTGCGGGTTTTGAAGCCGCAAAACGTGCTGCACAGCTATTAGTGCAAGAAAAAATAAAAACGGAAATTGCCATTTTACCTAATCAGATGGACCCAGATGACTTTGTTCAACAAAACGGGGCAGAGGCTTTCGAGAAGCAAATCATTGATCGTCCTCATGCATTCTTATCTTTTATGATGATGGCAGCAAGACGTAATAAAAATTTTCAATTTGAAAATGACACGTTGCAATACGTGCAAGAAGTTCTTGAATACTTTGTTGGAAATTCTTCACCTGTTGAAAGAGATTTATATATTCGACAATTAGCAAAAGAAACCAATATCTCTGAAGAAGCGATTTATCAACAATTTCGTAAAGTAGAAGGTAAATCCATTAAACAGCAGTCGAGACAACAAGCACCTCCAATTGCTCAAAATATTCCTGTAAATCGTAAAAAGGTACAAGCAATTGACCGGGCTGAGAAATTGTTGCTTGCTCATATGTTACATCAAGTAGATATTGTTGATCGTATACATCAAGAACATGGCCTTCATGTATTTATCCACGATTCATATGAAGCGATATTTGTTCGACTCATAGGTTTCTACGACACATACCCTCAAGCAGATACACATCGTTTTCTAGAAATTTTAGAAGACACAGATTTACGAAATTTAGTAATGGAAGCAACGTTAACGGAACGAGACCCAGAACATGCAAGTGAAGAAGTCTCTGACTGTTTGCGACAAATAAATAAGCATCGAATCATGCTTCAAATTCATGAAAAAATGCACGAATCAAAAGAAGCGGAAAAATCGCTCAATATGAAGCGAGCTTTAGAACTTGCTATACAAATAATTGATTTGAAAAAATCGTTATCAGTGATATAA